In the genome of Arachis hypogaea cultivar Tifrunner chromosome 9, arahy.Tifrunner.gnm2.J5K5, whole genome shotgun sequence, the window GCCATCAAACTGCTGCAAAGAGCCAATTCTGCTATTTCCCTGAATCCGGTTTCATTTGGGCACTGCGCCACTTGCAGGTGCTGCACGGGGGAGGCCACGCCGACTTCAAAGAAGAGGACCATCGACAGCCACGTTCGAACTCCTGGAGAGGGCAAGGGTCCGTCATCCCGTCCTACTATCGACACAAAGTTCACGGTTGACCATATGCCTTTCAGATCTTCGCGGAAGGAGAAACCCGCAAGAAAGAATGTCCGGCCCCGGAAAAAATCCCAACCAAGCCCCTCGCCGGAAGTGGTTCGGTCTTATAGGATAAAGGGGTTTATTCATATCATGCATATGCTTATTCCATGAAATGTCCGTTCTAGATAGCATAATAAGGCACTTGATTCTTGCAGGTCGATTTGACTACCGAGGATGTCTGGGATAGCCCAAAATGCAGGAAAACACCTAAAGAAGGCAACAGATGCATTCCTTGGTCCACTAGGAATCAGAGCGATTACAATCCCGCTGCGAACGAGGACCTGCTCGATGGTTGGCAGGGGATGGCGATGAAACGCCCACAAATTCCCCGAGTGAGTTGTTCAATCTGTTTACAAAATACCTATTACAACCTCCACTCTAGCATGCAAAATCAGGTTTGCTGGTAGTTATTCATTCGTGACACTTTGCTTGGATTTCGCAGGCCATGAACCTTGCATTTCAGCCGCAGAACGAGATGAATCTTTCTCCAGTTGAGCTGGCCGTGGCGGCTTATGTCTTCTGCAGGGATTTTTCCCACAGGTTAGTAACATGCGGTCGTTGTTGCAATAGGTGCTTGGCGGTTGGAATGTTGTACGATAATCCCTGTCTGACATGATCGCATGGTTTCTTGACAGCGAAATACTGGTGGATGTCGGCGACTGCATAGCTAACAGGGCAGCCCTGATGACCCTTGTTCCGAGAGCGGAAGTTGTGGACGATGTACGTCCCTGTAGCGATTATCATTGTTTTTGATGAGCTAAATGGCATGCCTTTATACGAGAACTGAGTATGACACAGAGACCCTGTTCTTCATTGATATCTTTTTTCACAGCAGGTTCTAAATGTGGTCGTCCGGATGCTCACACGGACTTCAAAACAAACTCAATGGTTCCTCCCCACAAGCATCATGGTATGTTAGCTATATTCCTTTTCGAATTTGTTGAACAGTAATTGACTTGTTCGGAAGACAATGTTGATTTATTTCCCTTATTGACTTATCTCAGCAGGCCGCACTCGAAGGCCGAACGCTTACCTCAGGAACTGCCACCTCGATTCGTAACAACTACATGCGGTGCAAGGTGGACAGGGTCACGAGGGTATGTTAGCTACCTTACCCAATTAATTTCGACATTATGATTTCATTCTACGCCTCAAGTCTGATATCTTGTTCAATTTTTGTGTAGATACATCAACCCATGTGGTGTGATGGTCACTGGTATCTCATGATAATTGATGTACCCCGCATGAAACTCATTTACCTGGACTCCCTTCGAGATCCTGCCCAAGCAGAAGCAAGGAAGATCGGCATGACGCGCGTGGTGAGTATCCGTGTTTAATGCCATACTATTGGATCGTATCACTTTTATTTATAACTGTTGAGGCTGGGGTCGTAATCGTCGTCATATATTCTTCCTCCTTATGTAGGCGTTGTACCTTGAAGGGCTGACGTTGGGACAATCTTGGCTCGCTGGCAACTGTTCCGTTCGACCCAGGTTTTCCACATTTGAATTCGAAGAACCTGAACTGCCCCAGCAGGATCCCAAATCGTGAGCTACTAAGATCCCGTCAACATGGCTCGCACATGCATGCATGACTCAACAAACTTAATAGTGTGGCAACTCATGCTAAAAGTGGCAACTCCTTTAGAATGTAAacttacttgttttttttttgtggctGTCCAACAGAATGGACTGCGGCGTGTGGGTGGCACAGTGGATGATTAGGGACCATCTGTGGCAGAATTATAGTGTGCAGGTATTTTATTCCGTCACCTGTTCATGTCATGATAGATATGTGTCTTCTTGACTGGCTATGTTTGTCGGGTTTGGTTTTTCCTGTGTTATAGAACGTCAGCAGCGCAACGCGTATGCGGTTGGCGGTAGATCTGGTGATGAAGTCGCACAACGAAATGGCTAGGGACATCGTTGCCAAAGCCGTTGCTCACTGGCAGGTGGAGGCCGAGTAGCCATCGCCCTTGAAGAAATTCCGGTCCTATACTTTTTGCGAACCCTTTTTTGGTGCATATCCAAGAACCGTGTGGCCATTTTGGAACTACCCGCAGCCCCACGTTAGATTAAACCCTGGGTTGCATACAACACTTTTGGAGTAACACGACCAATTTGTTGTTCCCAGCTGTTGAGCTTGCATAGGTAACGTTCTTCCACTTCGGAATTCTATAATGTGTCTTGGCCAATAGCTCATGTGCCTTTGAAAACGTGCAAGACCTACAGCACCATTTTGTAGGAGGACGTTCTGCAACTCTAACCATTTTGTATAAGTACCTTATGTAACTGCGACAGTCTTCTTAAGATCATATTGCCCAGGACCAAAGAATGGTCAAGTAATGTTCATATCTATTCTATTAGTAAATACCATACGCATTTTATCGGAACATTATATGAATAGATGATATACGCTTACACGATGTTTGGTTTGATAGAAAATAAGAAGGGGAAAATGGATTACAAGAGAATAGAAGGAAAATGTGTGGAAAAGATTTTCTTTCAATCACAAGCaagaaattttaaacaaaattgcTATATAGTTCTATGTCCAATACTTTCCTTAGTCATATTATGGATCACAATTATCAAGAAAAAGTATTTTGTTTTGGTTCGACCTGTAATTCTATATGAAATTACAAACAGTATCAATTTAGGGGGATTCTCTTATATAACACAACACATTATGTTTCTTTTGATACAAAATTTctaagaaattaagtgatttttaccAGACCGAAAATTTTCCATTTttggtgttaaaaaaaattatagatcgAAATCCAATTAACAGACATTAATATAAATTTAGTGTTAACATgttattgtattaaaaatttaaatttaaatatgatacgtattagataattaaatttagtcaaatatataaaattataatgttTTATACTATTTATAAAAGACTATAAAACAggaataaataaaaacatttgttttttattttatgataaagGTATTAATGTAAATTTATACTAATGTGATTTTATCTcttctcacttttcttttcttctaaacaaaagaaaaaacttcCTCTATTATCTTTCCTTCTAGTTTCTATTCATCAAAACAACACACAAAGAACTCAAATTTTGCTTCCATTTActgttatcttattttatttccttccattttcttgcAAAAATCCAAACAGACCCTTAcggaaagaaaaattatttaactcTATAGTTGTTTTTTAAAGAAATGTATAGTGAAGTGGACCACGGCTGACTTCAcatctaaaaaaaaataacttaaatacgAGTTAGTTAATGGGTGCAAGGTTTTTACAGATATTTTATTTTGCACAAACAATGCTAACAACGAAGTTAGCCCGGGGGTTGTGACGACCATTCCTTATTCTGAGATCGCATCCTCGGACCCTTGCTTTTACATTATGGGACCCGCCAAAAAAGGCCCAAAATAAAATGAACCTTATACGTGGCCCATCAGACCTAGCGTTTGCTCATGGCCCGTTTGCAACAGTACATGCTAAATGGATTTGTTCCATGGAAGCCCAAACATTAATACCCAATAATGTCAGCACAAAAAGGACATCGATGCATTTTACCGAAAAAAAAAGACATCTATGCAACCTACAGCTAAGATATTCCAAATATCAACACCAAGAAATTCATTCAAGTTCGGAGCCTAAATTTACTCAAACAAGTTCAACTTCAAAGCCTACAGGAACTCAGACAAAGCCTTCAGCAGCCAGTCCTTCTACTGAAAAAGCAGATTCTCCATCTTTATCAACGAAGCAAAAAACATCATGTGGCCATAATTATGCAGACAATGGGAGATACGAACATAGTGAGAAACTGAGTATAGGCCAAGCTATTCCggagacaaaattaaacaaaccCAACTAGAACCTCAAATAATGCTTCAATTTGTCACCAGCAAGACACTAGAAATCTAGTTACAATAAATCAGAAAAACAGAGCACACACTAGTGAAATCTGCAGCTTCCACTTAGCAACACATACCTTACCGAAAATAATAACTTTTTGCAAGACACAAAGTATTCGGTATGTGTTATCCCCCAGCTTAACATCAAGTACCACGCGTGGGAAATCCCCCCTGCATATTGCTCGACGAGCGACGACCCATCACATTCTGTTCAACATGAAAAGGCACATGGTTTAGTGGACAGGTCCGAGCTGCTAATACATCCAAAGACAAAATATTGGAGTACATCTCAGGAGAACCCCGTACCTGGAGCAGCCACCGTTCAAACAAGTCCTCATTCATAGCCCTCATCGGAGTCGACATACTCCCGTGCCCTTCGTGCGGCGGCGGATCGCTTTGGTGCCCGGAGCAAGGTTGGGATGCATAGAATTGGTGGATGTGTTGGCCCCAAGGAAGAAGTTCCCCCCACTTCCCCCGCCACAAAACGGAGGACGCCAACATGGACTACCTCTCCGACTCACCATGGAGGATGTATTTGCCGCTGAGCTAGACACGTTATTTAGACCAGCTTCGCCATGAGCCGATGTTTGATCCTGCAAGCATGTAGGCTATTTTAGATTCTGTGAAAAATATAATCCGCTAGGCCCAAAAATAATACATGTAATTAAGTTCAACAAGTAGGATACAGCAAAATCTCCCATTTTCATGTTCACTTAAAACGAGTTAACATTTCTACCTTAATTTCTTTACTTATCTCAAGATATACCACCGTTCCAATCACGATACATATTACTCAAATGACATGCTACCGGACTAGAACTTACAGTGTTCGTGAAACATCGCATCCTGAACAACAGTTTGACAAGCACTATCCCCCAACACTGGTACACGTAGCTATTTATTATTCTGTTGGGCACATGGAAGGTTCAAACAACTCCTACCCACAAATAACATCACAGATGGTCCTTTAACTCAGGGATTATAGACAAATTCAAGACTTTCGAAAGATTTCATCCaactaaaaagaaaagatttcataTTCCATGTTAGGGAAATttcctatttattattatttaaattatttattaacttaAGAAGTCTTTCtttgattattatattaaaatttttctgATTAGAAGAAAATTGGTGTATACGAATAATTCTaaaaagtgaaataaaaaaatgaaatagaagaaaatatacaaaaaaaggtATAGGAAGTTTAGGAGTAGTATTTTTTACCAACCCCATATTTTCTGCTTTTTCCCatatgttagtttttttttcaatttttgttttgaaattcgTTATGTGTCTTATTTAGTATAGTCTTTCACAAGGCATCTACCTAATTATTTCAGTGTAAAACAACACTAAGGTTTGCGGTGTGATCTGATCCACGAAACTAATTCCACAATTGCACACAGAGGTGAAACCTGAGAAGCAACACATTCATTTGGGCCTAATGATGTTTCCTTATATTACCTCATACGCATGACCGAGCTCGGTCGGAAGAGACGCTGAAGCGGCTGCAGAGCCGTCATGCGAACCGTTGCCATCCGTGGGGGAGACCCCATTACCAATCCCGGACACCCCTCGTGCACAGTACCCGCTGCATGTCCTCTTGGTATGCCCGGGTGTGCCACATTTGGTGCAGCAACGCCTCTTCCCTCGCACGTCGGGTTGACTACATTGGTCGAACTCCTTCTTCCTCTTAGGGGCACCTTTTGTTCTTGCCACAACCGGGTCCTTCATCGCTTTCCACCCCGACATACCTGGCTGACCACCTGCCCTTTCATAAACTCTGTGACGTAGCTTATCTATTAGACTCGCGATGCTCTCCTTAGCGAATTCGAAGTCTTCACGCTCATCCGAACCAAGTCTTGCGACCAAGCTTGTGGCCGAAGAAAGTGCCGCATACCTAAGCATGCGACCTTCATCTCCAGGTCTCATTGTCACCGGCATCCGTCTGGAATCCTTTGCATCCTTGCACCATCTTCTAAGAATAAGGCTGTCCGGTATTTGTTCCAAACCCTCGTATTTCATCACGCAGAATATGTGACTACATGGAATACCCTCACTATTCCACATCGAACAGTCGCACTGAATTTTCTTGTCATCTGGGTCGAACAAAACCTTGTGAATCCTACCAGGCGCGCCCATCCTTGAAAACTTGTAGACAACCGTGGTGCTGATGCTGTCTCTCCCACGAAACAGCAAGGTTGCAACACCCTTGATTTGTTTCTTGACCTCTCTAAAAACTGCTCGAGTGTACAGTTTCGATGCAAAAAGCTCGATAGAGTCAAGCCCGGTTGTTAACACGGGGCTGTAGTACGTAGAATAGAACTGCGCCGTGACTTCGTTGTTTCGATAAACCTTTACAACGCGATCTAAGCTGTGCACCAGCTCCAAAATGCTATCAGTGGATTTCAGGAACCCCTTTATGTATGCGTTAATCCCCTCACACCTTGAGGTTGTTCTGTATCCCGCACAGAAAGTGCCCCGGAGATATGATGTTGCCCAACTTTCTTTAACCTCGTATGTTTGTTGAACCCAACTATTATTTTGTAGGCCAAGTGACTCCACCGCCGTCTTCCAATATTCCTCGAAGTCCTCCACCTCGAAGTTCGCATACATAGCCTTCTTAAAAACCTTTCGGAACTCCGTATCCTTAACCCGCTGAACACAGTTTTTCTCCAAGTGCCACCCACACAGCCGGTGCCTAGCTGCCGGGAACACCTCCGCGATGGCTGCGCGCATCGCTTTGTCCCCATCCGTGACAACAACACACGGAGTCTTCTCTCCCATTACATCTACAAGATTTAACAGCAGCCACCGGTAAGTACGAACTTCCTCATCCTCCAGGAGCGCAAATCCAAAAATGGTTGTCTGTTTATGGTGATTTGACCCAGAGAACACTACAAGCGGTTTCTTGTACTTATTAGACCGATACGTCGAATCAAAGGCCATAACATCACCAAATAACTGATAGTCAGACATCATCTCACCGTCGACCCAGAAAAGGCTCCCCAGCCGATCATCGGCAGTTCGCGTGTAACGTGCTACAATCGTCATGTCGGCATTCGCCTTGCCCTCCAAGTAACTGATCGTTGCTGCAGCATCGCCATCACTGATTCGGGCCAGCCTTTGACCATGTATATAATTATACAAATCACGCTTTGTAAATCGCAGCATTCCATACCCTCCAGATTGACCAGCCATGTAAGCCATTATCTTCGCAGTTGGTATACCAAATTGCTTCATGCTATCAACTTGTGCTTTGTCACCATTACTCATCGAGCGATGGCTAGGTAGGAGGTGTGAAAACATGGCCGGAGCAAGCTCGTGGTTGTGCTCATCGAAGATGGTCCTGACCTTCCACACACTGCGTTGCACATCATAGAAATCTTCAACTTCGCCTTGCAGTCGGTTCGACTCTCCAACCTCTCCTCCCTAACTCGCTCAGGACGATCATAGTGCTTAGCATGTTTGGTGCCCTGTCGATGGCAGAAAAAGTCTCTCCTGACCAAAACCCCGTCGACACGCCCCACATCGCCCTTGCGGACCCCGAAACCCCTCATTCTAGCAAACTCCTTGTAAGCAAGATAGGCATCCTCCTCCCCGACAAACTCTCTGCCCATAAAATCCTCTGCGACAACTGGGCGACTTTTCCCATCATCCCCGGCATGACTGGCACCACCTGAGAAGTTACCATTTTCATCTTCTCTGCATCCTGTTGGGTCACCTTCCTCACCAACGCAGCGCTCACCACCTTCATCCTCGTCCCCTTCTTCGTCACTCGCATAATAACAGCCACGGTCTCCATCGGAGCTGTTGTCATCCGAGTCTTCCAATTCAGCTCCAAAAATCCCATTGAAATCCATCGGACTTATCGGTTCACAGTTCTAGCCTGAAAACATGAAAGTGTGCAACAGGTTACGGTCAACCACTCCGCCCATGAAACTTCTACACAAATTATACTGCAGATTTTAAAAAGCCAAACAACCATGAACACACACCACTGTAACGGACAACACCCTAACGTCTTATGCAAAATCAACTACATCATAAGCCCGGGACATCCGTTTCCCTCACGAATAGATATTCCCTTCAAGAAATGTCCTCAAAGATCTTCCTCTATCATCATTAACAAATGCGAAAAAAGGAGCTTCAGATTCAAGTTCTGACAAATGAATGAAAATTATTTCCATCACGACAAGGAAATCTCATGTTGACTTCTAATCCTATTATATTTTCCATGAAATATTACAGACACAACACCTCAACCTGAAATACGTTCATAACCCTATCATAACAGCCCTGTTACAGATGAACTTTGCAATTGCACTCCTAATCACTACAGCAGCCAATGATTACTAACACCAATCCGCAAGGGTTACATAGTTTCTCGACTGGTAAATTTTAAGAACATTGCCAATGGCATACCTCGTCTCAAAGTTACAACACAGGATATTCTGTTTCAACATACACACAAGTTTGGGTTTTTAAATGACTTCATATTCTGAAAGTATTTAGGAAAATTCAATAATATTTATTGCTGAGTTATGAATCAGTGTGACAGAAAAATCCATTAGCTGCAGAGAATTTCAGAACCTCTTCCGTATAACAATACCACTATCTAACTATAAACAGCCAAGGACATCTTAATGAAAATGTTGATGCATTTAACAGCTTGCACCTACAACAGCTACGGGTTCCCTTAGGGGCTACGAACAATAAAGGGATGGTGgcagcaatagaaataaaagggaCACCTCCAAAATCCAATCAGTGAAGACGTATGATAGACATAAATTGAAGGGTTTCttacttaaataaattttgtaGAACCCAAATTTAATGGGTTCCCCTGAAATGAGATATGCAACGTGATTACCCTCTTCTATGATTATATAAATCGTCCTAGACTGTGTAGGATTAAATAAAACGTACACCATTTCAGCCTGGAACGATTAATGCATGATCTGGTAAGGGAAACAAAGGGTAAATCGTGCCAGGGTCCCTAGAGTTAAAAGGAAAACGTAAATCGTCCGGACTGATAGGTTTAACATGTTGTCGGGCTAAACCTCATTGGGCTGCCACGATTTACACACAAATGAACCCTACTCACCCTGGCACAATTTATGTATAATAggatacttttacttttaatattttaatttaaattaaatccagttaaatattaacttaaaaaaaaacttataattcattattaaaataaattaaattaaaaaaaaggcatACTAGCACCTATAATAAAAGAGTACTAAATTTAATGTATACATTTaaggttattttttaaaatcatgtCGAAAggtgttaaaaaatataatttaaaaaaataagtcatAATGCTTTGAATAACATGAATTTAAGTTTCTATGAAATTTCTAGTATTCATTGTTGTATGATTTTTTTATCAATCTGTtcatacatattttataaaattttgtttgtcattctgtaaaaactttaatttatgttactcAAGTCCACATAAATTTAACTTatgcaaaattatattttttaacaccctctgacatttttttaaaagaaaaacttaaATTTATCTATTAAACTTTAGTGctctttattataatttatcagtatttcttttatttaatttaatcttctcaataaaatcaatcattgaaattataaaaagtatatttttatatcttaagttaaaatttaaataaatataattaaaataaaatattataagtaAAAATACCCTATTATACAACCATCACTCTATAGTAAGAGTGTTAACGAAGCTACTAAGAAGCCTAATTTCTTACGTCTTACCTAAACTACATATACCCTAAGTCATTAAACCCACCAGGCACAAggtcttctttttcaaaattattctaTATTGCATATTAAGCATATACTATATGATCCAACACACTATATGATCTAACATACTAAGGTAGTTAACTTTGCCATGCAATCAACTCAACAACATTACAAGCATAAATCTTCCCAACCCAGTAAGTCAGTAACACGTGAATCGCGCCAGGGTATGTAGGGTCTCCTTTGTGTGTAAATCGTGGCAGAGCAATGAGGTTTACCCAACAACATGTTAGCTCGAACGATTTACGTTCTCCTTTTAATCTAGGGACCCTGGCACATTTACCTTTGTTTTCCCTTCCAGTTTCCAGCCTGAAATGTTACGTTTGTTTATACCCCCTACACCAGATAGATCCCAATCACATGCCTATGGAACAATACCATGTCTAACCCCTATGCTATTGGTCCANNNNNNNNNNNNNNNNNNNNNNNNNNNNNNNNNNNNNNNNNNNNNNNNNNNNNNNNNNNNNNNNNNNNNNNNNNNNNNNNNNNNNNNNNNNNNNNNNNNNNNNNNNNNNNNNNNNNNNNNNNNNNNNNNNNNNNNNNNNNNNNNNNNNNNNNNNNNNNNNNNNNNNNNNNNNNNNNNNNNNNNNNNNNNNNNNNNNNNNNNNNNNNNNNNNNNNNNNNNNNNNNNNNNNNNNNNNNNNNNNNNNNNNNNNNNNNNNNNNNNNNNNNNNNNNNNNNNNNNNN includes:
- the LOC112712085 gene encoding uncharacterized protein isoform X3; the encoded protein is MLTGEIRGFGRRSRRLSFGEKSIGNVQVKPLPVPEPVPGSSSKCSSSCARKRSSPNTGWGFVGADADEVASCGSCQSSHAPKTQDCEALAMSMVTSVSGMQTEMRKLSATLSRHDALVQEVRDAIKLLQRANSAISLNPVSFGHCATCRCCTGEATPTSKKRTIDSHVRTPGEGKGPSSRPTIDTKFTVDHMPFRSSRKEKPARKNVRPRKKSQPSPSPEVVDLTTEDVWDSPKCRKTPKEGNRCIPWSTRNQSDYNPAANEDLLDGWQGMAMKRPQIPRAMNLAFQPQNEMNLSPVELAVAAYVFCRDFSHSEILVDVGDCIANRAALMTLVPRAEVVDDQVLNVVVRMLTRTSKQTQWFLPTSIMAALEGRTLTSGTATSIRNNYMRCKVDRVTRIHQPMWCDGHWYLMIIDVPRMKLIYLDSLRDPAQAEARKIGMTRVALYLEGLTLGQSWLAGNCSVRPRFSTFEFEEPELPQQDPKSMDCGVWVAQWMIRDHLWQNYSVQNVSSATRMRLAVDLVMKSHNEMARDIVAKAVAHWQVEAE
- the LOC112712085 gene encoding uncharacterized protein isoform X2 — its product is MLTGEIRGFGRRSRRLSFGEKSIGNVQVKPLPVPEPVPGSSSKCSSSCARKRSSPNTGWGFVGADADEVASCGSCQSSHAPKTQDCEALAMSMVTSVSGMQTEMRKLSATLSRHDALVQEVRDAIKLLQRANSAISLNPVSFGHCATCRCCTGEATPTSKKRTIDSHVRTPGEGKGPSSRPTIDTKFTVDHMPFRSSRKEKPARKNVRPRKKSQPSPSPEVVDLTTEDVWDSPKCRKTPKEGNRCIPWSTRNQSDYNPAANEDLLDGWQGMAMKRPQIPRAMNLAFQPQNEMNLSPVELAVAAYVFCRDFSHSEILVDVGDCIANRAALMTLVPRAEVVDDVLNVVVRMLTRTSKQTQWFLPTSIMQAALEGRTLTSGTATSIRNNYMRCKVDRVTRIHQPMWCDGHWYLMIIDVPRMKLIYLDSLRDPAQAEARKIGMTRVALYLEGLTLGQSWLAGNCSVRPRFSTFEFEEPELPQQDPKSMDCGVWVAQWMIRDHLWQNYSVQNVSSATRMRLAVDLVMKSHNEMARDIVAKAVAHWQVEAE
- the LOC112712085 gene encoding uncharacterized protein isoform X5 — encoded protein: MRSRRLSFGEKSIGNVQVKPLPVPEPVPGSSSKCSSSCARKRSSPNTGWGFVGADADEVASCGSCQSSHAPKTQDCEALAMSMVTSVSGMQTEMRKLSATLSRHDALVQEVRDAIKLLQRANSAISLNPVSFGHCATCRCCTGEATPTSKKRTIDSHVRTPGEGKGPSSRPTIDTKFTVDHMPFRSSRKEKPARKNVRPRKKSQPSPSPEVVDLTTEDVWDSPKCRKTPKEGNRCIPWSTRNQSDYNPAANEDLLDGWQGMAMKRPQIPRAMNLAFQPQNEMNLSPVELAVAAYVFCRDFSHSEILVDVGDCIANRAALMTLVPRAEVVDDQVLNVVVRMLTRTSKQTQWFLPTSIMQAALEGRTLTSGTATSIRNNYMRCKVDRVTRIHQPMWCDGHWYLMIIDVPRMKLIYLDSLRDPAQAEARKIGMTRVALYLEGLTLGQSWLAGNCSVRPRFSTFEFEEPELPQQDPKSMDCGVWVAQWMIRDHLWQNYSVQNVSSATRMRLAVDLVMKSHNEMARDIVAKAVAHWQVEAE
- the LOC112712085 gene encoding uncharacterized protein isoform X4, with protein sequence MLTGEIRGFGRRSRRLSFGEKSIGNVQVKPLPVPEPVPGSSSKCSSSCARKRSSPNTGWGFVGADADEVASCGSCQSSHAPKTQDCEALAMSMVTSVSGMQTEMRKLSATLSRHDALVQEVRDAIKLLQRANSAISLNPVSFGHCATCRCCTGEATPTSKKRTIDSHVRTPGEGKGPSSRPTIDTKFTVDHMPFRSSRKEKPARKNVRPRKKSQPSPSPEVVDLTTEDVWDSPKCRKTPKEGNRCIPWSTRNQSDYNPAANEDLLDGWQGMAMKRPQIPRAMNLAFQPQNEMNLSPVELAVAAYVFCRDFSHSEILVDVGDCIANRAALMTLVPRAEVVDDVLNVVVRMLTRTSKQTQWFLPTSIMAALEGRTLTSGTATSIRNNYMRCKVDRVTRIHQPMWCDGHWYLMIIDVPRMKLIYLDSLRDPAQAEARKIGMTRVALYLEGLTLGQSWLAGNCSVRPRFSTFEFEEPELPQQDPKSMDCGVWVAQWMIRDHLWQNYSVQNVSSATRMRLAVDLVMKSHNEMARDIVAKAVAHWQVEAE
- the LOC112709548 gene encoding protein FAR1-RELATED SEQUENCE 5-like, yielding MSNGDKAQVDSMKQFGIPTAKIMAYMAGQSGGYGMLRFTKRDLYNYIHGQRLARISDGDAAATISYLEGKANADMTIVARYTRTADDRLGSLFWVDGEMMSDYQLFGDVMAFDSTYRSNKYKKPLVVFSGSNHHKQTTIFGFALLEDEEVRTYRWLLLNLVDVMGEKTPCVVVTDGDKAMRAAIAEVFPAARHRLCGWHLEKNCVQRVKDTEFRKVFKKAMYANFEVEDFEEYWKTAVESLGLQNNSWVQQTYEVKESWATSYLRGTFCAGYRTTSRCEGINAYIKGFLKSTDSILELVHSLDRVVKVYRNNEVTAQFYSTYYSPVLTTGLDSIELFASKLYTRAVFREVKKQIKGVATLLFRGRDSISTTVVYKFSRMGAPGRIHKVLFDPDDKKIQCDCSMWNSEGIPCSHIFCVMKYEGLEQIPDSLILRRWCKDAKDSRRMPVTMRPGDEGRMLRYAALSSATSLVARLGSDEREDFEFAKESIASLIDKLRHRVYERAGGQPGMSGWKAMKDPVVARTKGAPKRKKEFDQCSQPDVRGKRRCCTKCGTPGHTKRTCSGYCARGVSGIGNGVSPTDGNGSHDGSAAASASLPTELGHAYEVI
- the LOC112712085 gene encoding uncharacterized protein isoform X1 yields the protein MLTGEIRGFGRRSRRLSFGEKSIGNVQVKPLPVPEPVPGSSSKCSSSCARKRSSPNTGWGFVGADADEVASCGSCQSSHAPKTQDCEALAMSMVTSVSGMQTEMRKLSATLSRHDALVQEVRDAIKLLQRANSAISLNPVSFGHCATCRCCTGEATPTSKKRTIDSHVRTPGEGKGPSSRPTIDTKFTVDHMPFRSSRKEKPARKNVRPRKKSQPSPSPEVVDLTTEDVWDSPKCRKTPKEGNRCIPWSTRNQSDYNPAANEDLLDGWQGMAMKRPQIPRAMNLAFQPQNEMNLSPVELAVAAYVFCRDFSHSEILVDVGDCIANRAALMTLVPRAEVVDDQVLNVVVRMLTRTSKQTQWFLPTSIMQAALEGRTLTSGTATSIRNNYMRCKVDRVTRIHQPMWCDGHWYLMIIDVPRMKLIYLDSLRDPAQAEARKIGMTRVALYLEGLTLGQSWLAGNCSVRPRFSTFEFEEPELPQQDPKSMDCGVWVAQWMIRDHLWQNYSVQNVSSATRMRLAVDLVMKSHNEMARDIVAKAVAHWQVEAE